A window of Metabacillus sp. B2-18 contains these coding sequences:
- a CDS encoding YheC/YheD family endospore coat-associated protein — translation MNKIYSIQIRDTEKLTISLPITAQHFGKIGFVSFGTITLPCDVMYDETLIDNIVIPKELSEQLLLPTLGKTHLIIHDYTLHLGPLVGIFTAGFTESSLRPIGERSLFFAKFLSIDQSLGIYSFVFGAHHINWEEGTIEGYTYGKNGWKRGTFPFPNAVYDRLPNRRIENHQALKLVKKRLTEEYTIPWYNPGFFNKWSIHQLLIQDTEASHYLPETIHNPSISRMEEMLSSYQSIYLKPANGSLGLGVFQLMYSREENTYYSRYRDDKDINRLRRYSSLESFLKASFKDRLLSSYLAQQGIKLIRFDGKAIDFRIHTNKDDYGSWKVTALAAKVAGRGSVTTHLNNGGVVKTLEEIYDDPQERMKTFHNLTEAAITLSKKIDQHIKGFIGEIGFDFGVDQDGRVWMFEANSKPGRSIFSHPELKDADLTTRKASLQYGVYLSKKAIFHPEELVHEES, via the coding sequence ATGAATAAAATCTATTCCATTCAAATAAGAGATACAGAGAAATTAACCATTTCTTTACCTATAACTGCACAACATTTCGGTAAGATTGGATTCGTTTCTTTCGGTACGATTACCCTACCATGTGATGTAATGTATGATGAGACACTTATTGATAACATTGTAATACCAAAAGAATTATCAGAACAGCTGCTGCTTCCTACCTTAGGAAAGACTCACCTTATCATTCATGACTATACATTACACCTAGGTCCTTTGGTTGGCATTTTTACTGCAGGCTTTACAGAGTCCTCATTACGCCCAATTGGTGAGCGTTCTCTATTCTTTGCTAAGTTTTTATCCATTGATCAGTCACTCGGCATCTACTCCTTTGTGTTTGGTGCTCATCATATAAACTGGGAAGAAGGTACAATTGAAGGTTACACATATGGAAAAAACGGTTGGAAAAGAGGAACCTTTCCTTTTCCTAATGCTGTATATGACCGACTACCAAATAGAAGAATTGAAAACCATCAAGCACTTAAGCTTGTAAAAAAACGGTTAACAGAAGAGTATACAATTCCATGGTATAATCCAGGCTTTTTTAATAAATGGTCCATTCATCAGCTTCTTATCCAAGATACTGAGGCTTCACATTACTTACCTGAAACCATTCACAACCCTTCTATAAGTAGGATGGAGGAAATGCTTTCATCGTATCAAAGCATTTATTTAAAGCCTGCAAATGGAAGCTTAGGATTAGGAGTGTTTCAGCTTATGTATTCACGTGAAGAGAATACATATTATTCACGTTACCGAGATGATAAAGATATTAATAGACTTAGAAGATATTCATCTCTTGAAAGCTTCTTAAAAGCTTCTTTTAAAGACAGACTTCTATCAAGTTATCTTGCACAGCAAGGAATTAAGCTTATTCGATTTGATGGTAAAGCAATCGATTTTCGAATTCATACAAATAAAGATGATTACGGGAGCTGGAAGGTTACCGCACTAGCTGCAAAGGTTGCTGGTCGTGGCAGTGTAACTACCCATTTAAATAATGGTGGAGTTGTTAAAACACTTGAAGAAATTTATGATGACCCTCAGGAGAGAATGAAAACATTTCATAACTTAACCGAGGCAGCTATTACACTAAGTAAAAAAATTGATCAGCACATTAAAGGCTTTATCGGAGAAATAGGTTTTGATTTTGGGGTAGATCAAGACGGTCGAGTTTGGATGTTTGAGGCCAACTCAAAGCCTGGAAGATCCATTTTTTCACATCCTGAACTTAAAGACGCTGACCTTACAACAAGAAAAGCATCCCTTCAATATGGTGTTTACTTATCGAAAAAAGCAATATTTCATCCAGAGGAATTAGTTCATGAAGAAAGCTGA
- a CDS encoding YlbF family regulator translates to MPENLYDVAYNLEKALRESDDFKALKNLYDEVNADESASKMFENFRNIQLNLQQKQMSGQEITQEEIEQAQKSVQLVQQHEKIAQLMAAEQRLSMVVTELNKIIMKPLEEMYGSL, encoded by the coding sequence ATGCCTGAAAACTTATATGATGTTGCATACAATTTAGAAAAAGCTCTACGTGAAAGTGATGATTTCAAAGCGTTAAAAAATCTTTACGATGAAGTGAACGCAGATGAATCAGCAAGTAAGATGTTCGAAAACTTCCGTAACATTCAACTAAATCTTCAACAGAAGCAAATGTCTGGGCAGGAAATTACGCAAGAAGAAATTGAACAGGCGCAAAAATCTGTTCAACTTGTTCAACAACATGAAAAAATTGCCCAACTGATGGCGGCAGAACAACGCTTGAGCATGGTTGTTACAGAACTAAATAAAATTATTATGAAACCACTTGAGGAAATGTACGGAAGCTTATAA
- a CDS encoding YheC/YheD family endospore coat-associated protein, whose protein sequence is MHQITLGFLAVHLHHENGYATEIAKRSASFNIECVRFEPTSIDPSTLTINGEKYDSITQTWKIASFSIPTFIYDRCFYNNQQASKKSKPIVEWLKQNPSTTFLGFGLPDKWQIYSAIKASEPINSYLPETEKLTTSAQIIKHIRTNSSCILKPTSGSRGNGIIAVRQTSNEVNITYHKGHDKKTQSFHSLQQFSDWCERLLKQQSYLLQPILSLTDQEGYPFDIRLLLQKNRNGEWILVEKGVRKGYQGSFLSNLNSGGAPITYEEWSKSLTMKQKFLLEDELSTIITHLPKLLDMKFNRLFEIGIDIGYAQDGSTWILDINSKPGRKTFVETKPHLKDILYESPLAYCHYLMNQRNNKGAEVNE, encoded by the coding sequence TTGCACCAAATTACATTAGGTTTTTTAGCTGTACATTTACATCATGAAAATGGATATGCAACAGAAATTGCCAAACGAAGTGCTTCATTTAATATCGAGTGCGTTCGTTTTGAACCTACCTCCATTGATCCTTCTACATTAACCATTAACGGTGAAAAATATGATTCAATAACTCAAACATGGAAGATTGCTTCCTTTTCAATTCCTACTTTTATTTATGACCGCTGCTTTTATAACAATCAACAAGCATCAAAAAAAAGCAAGCCAATTGTTGAATGGTTAAAGCAAAACCCTTCAACTACATTTTTAGGGTTTGGATTGCCTGATAAATGGCAGATTTATTCAGCCATAAAAGCTAGTGAGCCCATCAATTCCTACTTACCTGAAACCGAAAAACTAACAACATCTGCACAAATTATAAAACACATCAGAACTAATTCTAGTTGCATTTTAAAACCTACATCTGGATCTAGAGGAAATGGAATTATTGCTGTTAGGCAAACTTCAAACGAAGTAAACATCACTTATCATAAAGGTCACGATAAAAAGACACAATCATTTCATTCATTACAGCAATTTTCAGATTGGTGTGAAAGACTTCTAAAGCAGCAAAGCTATCTTCTTCAACCTATTCTTTCCCTTACAGATCAGGAAGGTTATCCGTTCGATATTCGCTTACTTCTTCAAAAGAATCGAAATGGAGAGTGGATTCTTGTAGAGAAAGGGGTACGGAAAGGGTATCAAGGATCGTTTTTATCAAACTTAAACAGTGGTGGTGCTCCGATCACATATGAAGAATGGTCAAAGTCTTTAACAATGAAACAAAAATTTTTACTTGAAGATGAGCTTTCTACGATTATTACCCATTTGCCTAAGCTGCTTGATATGAAGTTTAATAGATTGTTTGAAATAGGAATTGATATAGGTTATGCACAGGATGGATCCACATGGATACTTGATATTAATTCAAAGCCGGGCCGAAAAACCTTTGTTGAAACAAAGCCACATTTAAAAGATATTCTCTATGAGTCTCCATTAGCATATTGTCATTATTTAATGAACCAAAGAAATAACAAAGGAGCTGAAGTCAATGAATAA
- a CDS encoding IS1182 family transposase produces the protein MKYDHISFVNYNMNQLVLPLDLEILIPQNHLSIIVHEAVEKLDDTLLVQPYKGGGRPSYHPKMLLKVIIYAYTQKVYSGRQMEKLLTENIYFMWLSGSQTPDFRTINRFRSERMKDIIYQVFFSIVELLREKGLVKLEHYFVDGTKIEANANQYTFVWRKATEKYEKSLDDKYRQLALQIEHILENEEKTAPSMGLEEKLKETPITSEQIEESIKKLEKHLETEPKNKEAKKAVRLLKKDYLPRKMKYEEQNQLFNGRNSFSKTDNDATFMRMKEDHMRNGQLKPGYNVQTGTEGQFITGFSLHQRAGDPGCLIPHLQHLEEHGVKPEKIVADSGYGSEENYDFLEREGRTAYIKYNTFDQEQKRNWKKKIERVENMEYDEELDEFICANKQSLVFQYETSKTSENEYVSIKRKYSCFECAGCPFQKTCAKGKEQKTITISLENQRQRKEIRERLQSEEGRKLYSQRKCDVESVFGQIKHNQQFRRFSMRGLQKNTIEWGLLCVAHNCKKMQKAIKRNKVKEEIGCQ, from the coding sequence ATGAAATATGATCATATCTCTTTCGTTAATTATAACATGAATCAGTTAGTTCTTCCATTAGACCTTGAAATTCTCATCCCTCAAAATCATTTATCTATCATTGTTCACGAAGCTGTAGAAAAGCTAGACGATACTTTGTTGGTTCAACCCTACAAAGGTGGTGGACGCCCATCCTATCACCCAAAAATGTTACTTAAAGTCATCATATATGCTTATACACAAAAAGTTTATTCAGGAAGACAAATGGAAAAGTTACTAACCGAAAATATCTACTTTATGTGGTTAAGCGGTAGTCAAACTCCTGATTTTCGTACGATCAATCGGTTTCGATCAGAGCGAATGAAAGACATTATCTATCAAGTCTTCTTCTCAATTGTAGAGTTACTACGTGAAAAAGGATTAGTCAAGCTGGAGCACTATTTTGTAGATGGGACTAAGATTGAAGCAAATGCAAATCAGTATACTTTTGTTTGGCGGAAAGCGACAGAGAAATATGAAAAAAGTTTAGATGATAAATATCGTCAACTCGCTTTACAAATTGAGCACATCCTTGAAAATGAGGAAAAGACGGCCCCTTCCATGGGGCTAGAAGAAAAGCTGAAAGAAACTCCTATTACTTCAGAACAGATTGAAGAAAGTATTAAAAAGTTAGAAAAGCATTTAGAGACAGAACCTAAAAATAAAGAGGCAAAAAAAGCTGTTCGATTATTAAAGAAAGACTATCTTCCTCGAAAAATGAAATATGAAGAACAAAATCAACTTTTCAATGGAAGAAACAGTTTCTCGAAAACAGATAATGATGCAACCTTTATGAGAATGAAGGAAGATCATATGCGAAATGGGCAGTTAAAACCAGGATATAATGTACAAACAGGAACAGAAGGTCAATTTATTACAGGTTTCTCTCTACATCAAAGAGCAGGTGATCCAGGCTGCTTGATCCCTCATCTTCAACACCTGGAGGAGCACGGAGTGAAACCAGAAAAAATAGTTGCCGATTCTGGTTATGGTAGTGAGGAAAACTATGACTTTTTAGAAAGAGAAGGACGAACAGCGTACATAAAATATAATACATTTGATCAAGAACAAAAAAGAAACTGGAAAAAGAAAATCGAACGTGTAGAAAATATGGAGTACGATGAGGAACTAGATGAGTTTATATGTGCAAACAAGCAAAGCCTTGTTTTCCAGTATGAAACCTCAAAAACTTCTGAAAATGAATATGTTTCAATTAAAAGAAAATATTCATGTTTTGAATGTGCCGGCTGCCCTTTCCAAAAAACTTGTGCCAAAGGAAAAGAACAAAAAACAATTACAATATCTCTAGAAAATCAAAGACAACGAAAAGAGATTCGTGAACGTCTTCAGAGTGAAGAAGGAAGAAAATTATATAGTCAACGAAAATGTGATGTGGAAAGTGTATTTGGACAAATAAAACATAATCAGCAGTTCAGACGCTTTTCGATGCGTGGCCTCCAAAAAAATACAATTGAATGGGGGCTTCTTTGCGTTGCGCATAACTGTAAAAAAATGCAGAAAGCAATAAAAAGAAATAAAGTAAAAGAGGAAATTGGATGCCAATAA
- a CDS encoding YheC/YheD family endospore coat-associated protein translates to MQSMIEIKQLPSTFRSNICEMSEGLRVHLGLPKLVHSLKISCGMHTVSCPIVFIDEENFSLSVSKETYELLHLPDKTLSLHGELKNRNQLKLGPVIGLITEIKKKDQGVHFGSIHDFCKELALFSESNGCFFYVFSFSTYNKEKMSGYYLRNDQWVKATLPYPDVVHNRIHSRKLEKSKNFLDITTDFIENKIPYFNDRFLNKWEIHQILSASEHLIPYLPESMLLESKSNLEDMLNEKKDLFIKPINGSQGKRIFRVIEHEDSSYSLDFTTFSGEIKKEYDSFDQLFTALYPRLKKEGFLLQETINLKQYQNRTLDFRFLCHKKDLHHWKVSSAVARVSGDQQFVANLASGGEIFKIKSLLNELFGEKEGLHLKKLLSELSLEIVDVVCIQAGGEFGEFGIDLALDDDGHPWIIEVNTKPSKSEDDPKKSKVRPSAKSVINYCQFLYDQK, encoded by the coding sequence ATGCAAAGTATGATTGAAATAAAACAGTTACCATCAACTTTTAGATCAAATATATGTGAAATGAGTGAAGGGCTCCGTGTTCATTTAGGTCTCCCTAAATTAGTTCATTCCCTGAAAATTAGTTGTGGAATGCATACTGTGTCCTGTCCAATCGTATTTATAGATGAGGAGAACTTTAGTTTGTCCGTTTCGAAGGAAACGTATGAATTGCTACATCTGCCAGACAAAACATTATCTCTTCATGGAGAACTCAAGAACCGTAATCAACTAAAGCTTGGGCCGGTAATTGGCCTGATAACTGAGATAAAGAAAAAGGATCAAGGTGTCCATTTTGGCTCCATTCATGATTTTTGCAAAGAACTTGCATTATTTTCTGAAAGTAATGGCTGCTTCTTCTATGTGTTTTCTTTTTCAACTTACAATAAGGAAAAAATGAGTGGCTACTACTTAAGAAACGATCAGTGGGTAAAAGCTACATTGCCATATCCTGATGTTGTTCATAACCGTATACACTCTAGAAAACTTGAAAAATCAAAAAACTTCTTAGATATAACAACTGACTTTATTGAAAATAAAATACCATATTTCAATGATCGTTTTCTAAATAAATGGGAAATTCACCAAATTCTATCTGCAAGTGAACATCTTATTCCTTATTTACCTGAAAGCATGCTCTTAGAGTCTAAATCTAATTTGGAAGATATGCTTAACGAAAAAAAAGATCTTTTCATTAAACCTATTAACGGAAGCCAGGGGAAAAGAATTTTTAGAGTAATAGAACATGAAGACAGCTCCTACTCTCTTGATTTTACTACTTTTTCCGGTGAAATCAAAAAAGAATATGATAGCTTTGATCAATTATTCACCGCTCTTTACCCTCGCTTAAAAAAAGAAGGGTTTCTCCTTCAAGAAACGATCAATTTAAAACAATATCAAAACCGAACATTAGATTTTCGGTTTTTATGTCATAAAAAAGACCTGCATCATTGGAAAGTTTCTTCTGCTGTTGCCAGAGTGTCAGGAGATCAGCAATTTGTTGCTAATTTAGCAAGTGGCGGAGAAATCTTTAAAATAAAAAGCTTGCTTAATGAATTATTTGGAGAAAAAGAAGGACTTCATTTAAAGAAGCTATTATCAGAGCTTTCTTTAGAAATTGTTGATGTTGTATGTATTCAAGCAGGTGGAGAATTCGGAGAGTTTGGCATTGATTTAGCACTGGACGATGATGGACACCCTTGGATCATCGAAGTGAATACAAAGCCTTCTAAATCAGAAGATGATCCGAAAAAAAGCAAAGTTCGTCCATCTGCTAAATCAGTTATAAACTATTGTCAGTTTTTATATGATCAAAAATAA
- a CDS encoding YheC/YheD family endospore coat-associated protein, whose protein sequence is MKKADYVPLVGILASKGGKNHIFRGNATVFKNIQSELSKFGGLSFVFTTDGVEENGVTGYVYFFEEKKWGKISFPFPDIIYNKISSRSEEISDEVVALKALYEQQGKPFFNYVFFNKWETYSALSQDREMQSYIPKTWLHTDIVHISDLLNSYYSLYAKPQNGHKGSGIYQLSRKEDHYTVQSNTTTITYNEENFRTWVSSHLHKEKYLLQEEIMTDKIEDCKYDLRVICLYRDNEYKPVGIGVRKASKNSIITHVPNGGEIIPFEKVRGRCSIKQVNWLANKVGTLITKAFGFVGEFSLDIGLTPEGWPYLFEVNSKPMIFDEQEIQKQRITELVQLFIELEKYHK, encoded by the coding sequence ATGAAGAAAGCTGATTATGTTCCTCTTGTAGGAATTCTAGCAAGCAAAGGTGGCAAAAACCATATTTTCCGTGGTAATGCTACAGTTTTCAAAAATATTCAAAGTGAACTTTCTAAATTCGGTGGGTTATCCTTTGTCTTTACAACAGATGGTGTTGAAGAAAATGGTGTTACTGGCTATGTTTATTTTTTTGAAGAGAAGAAATGGGGAAAGATTTCTTTCCCTTTTCCTGATATCATTTATAATAAAATCTCGTCTCGAAGTGAAGAAATTTCAGATGAGGTTGTAGCCCTAAAAGCATTATATGAACAGCAAGGAAAACCTTTTTTCAACTATGTTTTTTTCAACAAATGGGAAACGTACTCTGCTCTGTCTCAGGATAGAGAAATGCAATCTTATATACCAAAAACATGGCTACATACTGATATAGTACATATATCCGACCTTCTTAATTCTTATTACTCTCTTTATGCTAAACCCCAAAATGGCCATAAAGGATCTGGCATTTATCAGCTGTCACGAAAAGAAGATCATTACACGGTCCAATCAAATACAACCACCATTACATACAATGAAGAAAACTTTAGGACATGGGTTAGCAGCCATTTACATAAAGAAAAATACCTTCTTCAAGAAGAAATTATGACGGATAAGATCGAAGACTGTAAATATGATTTACGCGTTATTTGTTTATATCGAGACAACGAATACAAACCTGTAGGAATCGGTGTACGGAAGGCATCAAAAAACTCGATAATAACACATGTCCCAAATGGTGGCGAAATCATTCCATTTGAAAAGGTTAGGGGGCGATGCTCAATCAAACAAGTCAACTGGCTCGCAAACAAAGTTGGGACACTTATAACAAAAGCATTTGGCTTTGTTGGTGAATTTTCGTTGGACATCGGTCTAACTCCAGAAGGCTGGCCTTATCTTTTTGAAGTGAATTCAAAACCAATGATTTTTGATGAGCAAGAGATTCAGAAGCAACGGATCACTGAGCTAGTACAATTATTTATTGAATTAGAAAAATACCATAAATAG
- a CDS encoding PucR family transcriptional regulator: MLENLKKHYGEALTTNYNRHDTNFEWFQTDLGKPFGILKSELSSEEINLLSSLFQSIKVIDEDQYTINQRKWYDFLFSDHEHRESPLSSDHTTSLRFYYFFLKQPIDDKQNFEEAVKGIMNTDLVIWLNLSHGIMIEEKPNHILEIDSLKDLSDTLTTDFYVEPFIYIGQLQKNDHSLKEKFSLEHACFQSIHRSSNKEKVLSFYDVLPIFILRAPSMLKKEILSNHFLEIIEDKELHHTIEAFFHSNLNASSTAKRLFIHRNSLQYRLEKLLEKTGLDIRIFSNAAFIFLAIILAQHEN, from the coding sequence ATGTTAGAAAATTTAAAGAAGCACTATGGAGAGGCGCTAACAACAAACTATAATCGACATGATACAAATTTCGAATGGTTTCAGACAGATCTTGGTAAACCTTTTGGAATTTTAAAATCCGAATTAAGTTCTGAAGAGATAAACTTATTATCCTCACTCTTTCAATCAATAAAAGTTATTGATGAAGATCAATATACAATCAATCAGCGGAAATGGTATGATTTTCTATTCAGTGATCATGAACATCGCGAATCCCCACTTTCTAGTGATCATACTACTTCTTTACGCTTTTATTATTTTTTCCTTAAGCAGCCAATTGATGATAAACAAAATTTCGAAGAAGCCGTTAAAGGAATTATGAACACAGATCTTGTTATCTGGTTAAATCTTTCACATGGAATTATGATCGAGGAAAAGCCTAACCACATATTAGAGATTGATTCACTAAAGGACTTAAGTGATACACTTACAACTGATTTTTATGTAGAACCGTTTATTTACATAGGCCAATTGCAAAAAAACGATCATTCTCTAAAAGAAAAATTTTCACTTGAACATGCCTGCTTTCAAAGCATTCATCGTTCCAGTAACAAAGAAAAAGTACTTAGCTTTTATGATGTGTTACCTATCTTTATCTTGAGAGCCCCTTCTATGTTAAAAAAAGAAATATTATCAAATCATTTTTTAGAAATTATAGAAGATAAAGAGCTCCACCACACAATTGAGGCGTTTTTTCATTCAAATTTAAATGCTTCTTCAACTGCTAAAAGGCTATTTATTCACCGTAACAGTCTGCAATATCGCTTGGAAAAACTACTTGAAAAAACCGGGTTGGACATTCGCATTTTTTCAAATGCAGCCTTTATTTTTCTTGCCATTATTTTAGCACAGCATGAAAATTAA
- a CDS encoding DUF445 domain-containing protein, with protein sequence MKDVIMAVIMIVIGAAIGGVTNSLAIKMLFRPYKPLYFLGKRVPFTPGLIPKRREELAEQLGKMVVQHLLTAEGMKRKFLQSQFRDQVITWGEAQIRKLVISEKTPSQLMISLNINEPEKVVNDTVRNFLSRKLEKVVKENSQKPLNEVLSKNVLDDVYVVIPKVAQFIVDKGISYFESKEGKQKLGKMIEDFLATRGMLGNMIGMFLGNESLVDKVQPEVIKFLKNDETKVLVTTLIGREWNSIQDITFDELDQKWGIVEKGSRILDAVIDTLNVDELLSKPISTYLKPNEERILKEWLPMVVDVSTKYLISHLDDILQQLKLEDVVREQVESFAVERLEDIILSISRKEFKMITYLGALLGGIIGGLQAIIVMLIQ encoded by the coding sequence ATGAAAGATGTAATTATGGCAGTGATAATGATTGTAATCGGTGCGGCTATTGGGGGAGTTACGAACTCATTGGCAATTAAAATGCTTTTTCGTCCTTATAAACCTCTTTATTTTTTAGGGAAAAGAGTTCCTTTTACACCGGGACTGATTCCGAAGCGGAGAGAGGAGCTTGCTGAACAGTTAGGAAAAATGGTTGTTCAGCATTTGTTAACAGCAGAAGGGATGAAACGGAAATTTTTACAATCACAATTTAGAGACCAGGTTATTACTTGGGGAGAAGCACAGATTAGAAAGCTTGTGATTTCTGAAAAAACTCCATCACAACTTATGATTTCATTAAATATTAATGAACCTGAGAAAGTAGTAAATGATACCGTAAGAAATTTTCTTTCTAGAAAACTCGAAAAAGTGGTAAAGGAAAACTCCCAAAAGCCGTTAAATGAGGTACTTTCTAAAAATGTTCTAGATGATGTTTATGTTGTTATTCCAAAGGTGGCTCAATTTATTGTTGATAAAGGCATTTCATATTTTGAAAGCAAGGAAGGTAAACAAAAGCTTGGCAAAATGATTGAAGATTTTCTTGCAACTAGAGGAATGCTTGGTAATATGATTGGGATGTTTTTAGGAAACGAAAGCCTGGTTGATAAAGTACAGCCAGAAGTTATTAAGTTTTTGAAAAACGACGAAACGAAAGTTTTAGTTACAACGTTAATTGGGCGTGAATGGAATTCTATTCAAGACATAACCTTTGATGAGCTTGATCAAAAATGGGGTATTGTTGAAAAAGGATCCCGCATTCTTGATGCTGTTATTGATACATTGAATGTTGATGAACTTCTATCCAAGCCAATCTCAACTTACTTAAAACCAAATGAAGAGAGAATTTTAAAAGAATGGCTTCCGATGGTAGTTGATGTTTCAACTAAATACCTTATATCTCATTTAGATGATATTTTACAACAGTTGAAGCTTGAAGATGTTGTGCGGGAACAAGTTGAATCTTTTGCAGTAGAGAGACTAGAGGACATTATTCTTTCAATATCAAGGAAAGAATTTAAAATGATTACCTATCTTGGAGCGCTACTTGGAGGGATCATTGGGGGATTACAAGCTATAATTGTCATGCTCATTCAATAA
- a CDS encoding YheE family protein — protein MITHFQYKPLFKQAKLPGWRISFYFRGSHYDGIYHKNGQIEWGSVTPQKEDETKLQTQIHELMLFHVYE, from the coding sequence TTGATTACACATTTTCAATACAAACCATTGTTCAAACAAGCAAAGTTACCTGGCTGGCGTATTTCGTTTTATTTTAGAGGTTCACATTATGATGGGATTTATCATAAAAATGGACAAATTGAATGGGGATCAGTAACACCCCAAAAAGAAGATGAAACAAAGCTACAAACTCAAATTCATGAATTAATGCTATTTCACGTTTATGAGTAA
- a CDS encoding ABC transporter ATP-binding protein, whose product MAELQLNNIYKIYDNKVTAVEDFNLHIQDKEFIVFVGPSGCGKSTTLRMVAGLEEISKGDFFIDGKRMNDVAPKDRDIAMVFQNYALYPHMNVYDNMAFGLKLRKLPKDEIERRVTEAAKILGLEQYLQRKPKALSGGQRQRVALGRAIVRDAKVFLMDEPLSNLDAKLRVAMRAEITKLHQRLQTTTIYVTHDQTEAMTMATRLVVLKDGIIQQVGSPKEVYDKPENAFVGGFIGSPAMNFFKGTLTDGKFSFGTTSVAVPEGKMKYLREQGYVNKEILMGVRPEEIHDEPVFIESSQGTKITAKIEVAELMGAETMLYSEIDGQSFVARVDSRTDVKPGQSLDLALDMNKAHFFDTETEVRIRPAGEK is encoded by the coding sequence ATGGCTGAATTACAATTAAACAATATTTATAAAATTTATGATAATAAAGTAACTGCTGTAGAAGATTTCAATCTTCACATTCAAGATAAAGAGTTTATCGTATTCGTTGGTCCATCTGGTTGTGGTAAATCTACTACACTTCGTATGGTTGCAGGATTAGAAGAGATTTCAAAAGGTGATTTCTTCATTGATGGAAAACGTATGAATGATGTTGCACCAAAAGATCGTGACATCGCAATGGTATTCCAAAACTACGCTTTATATCCACATATGAACGTATATGATAACATGGCATTTGGTTTAAAACTTCGTAAGTTACCTAAAGATGAAATCGAGCGTCGTGTAACTGAAGCTGCGAAAATCCTAGGTCTTGAACAATACCTACAACGTAAACCAAAAGCGTTATCTGGTGGTCAACGTCAGCGTGTTGCATTAGGTCGTGCGATCGTTCGTGATGCAAAAGTATTCTTAATGGATGAGCCGTTATCAAACCTTGATGCTAAGCTTCGTGTAGCAATGCGTGCGGAAATTACAAAATTACACCAACGCTTACAAACAACAACAATCTATGTAACACATGACCAAACTGAAGCGATGACAATGGCTACTCGCCTAGTTGTATTAAAAGATGGTATCATCCAACAAGTAGGTTCACCTAAAGAAGTTTATGACAAGCCTGAAAATGCATTCGTTGGCGGATTCATCGGATCACCTGCAATGAACTTCTTTAAAGGAACTCTTACAGATGGTAAATTCTCTTTCGGTACTACTTCAGTAGCTGTACCAGAAGGTAAAATGAAGTACCTTCGTGAGCAAGGCTATGTAAACAAAGAAATTCTAATGGGTGTTCGTCCAGAAGAAATCCATGATGAGCCTGTATTCATCGAATCATCTCAAGGAACTAAAATCACAGCTAAAATTGAAGTAGCAGAGTTAATGGGTGCTGAAACAATGCTTTATTCTGAAATCGATGGTCAATCTTTCGTAGCTCGTGTTGACTCTCGTACAGATGTAAAGCCAGGTCAATCACTCGACTTAGCATTAGACATGAACAAAGCTCACTTCTTTGACACAGAAACAGAAGTACGTATTCGTCCTGCTGGCGAAAAATAA
- a CDS encoding alpha/beta-type small acid-soluble spore protein encodes MSQNSNNSNSSNQLLVPGASQAIDQMKYEIASEFGVNLGGETTSRANGSVGGEITKRLVSMAQQSMSGYTQQ; translated from the coding sequence ATGTCACAAAACTCAAACAACAGCAATTCGTCAAATCAACTTTTAGTACCTGGAGCTTCTCAAGCTATCGATCAAATGAAGTATGAGATCGCTTCTGAATTCGGAGTTAACCTTGGTGGAGAAACTACTTCACGTGCTAACGGTTCTGTAGGTGGAGAAATCACTAAGCGTTTAGTATCAATGGCTCAACAATCTATGAGCGGTTATACTCAACAATAA